In Hyalangium minutum, a genomic segment contains:
- a CDS encoding aldo/keto reductase codes for MSSLGNTGTDAAATRPPSSLRTYTLAGRRGLRISPLSLGAGTFGDGWDPAWQSPPGEIDRILGTYLDAGGNVIDTADRYQNGRSEELVGTYLRKSGRRDEVVLATKCGYGVPGDAHQGGNARLTLQRALEASLRRLGTDVIDLYHVHLWDTFTPVEEVMSTLDTFVRAGKIRYVGLSNVPAWYLGRAQTLAEWRGWEPVAVLQVNYSLLARTIEYEFVDAAQELGIGLTAWSPLANGLLSGKYRVNEQGQFEGQGRVTKTWVTDTTVEPTAQTKQVLDMLAATAAELGRTPAQVALNWVTNRPGVVSTVIGARTEAQLRDNLAALDFELPPAFAARLDEAGKPPAQYPYSFFTDQFHDATVRAGLPIRSEPRGYRGRGFR; via the coding sequence ATGAGCAGCCTTGGCAACACCGGAACAGACGCAGCCGCCACCCGTCCCCCCAGCAGCCTTCGCACCTATACCCTCGCGGGCCGCCGAGGCCTGCGAATCTCGCCCCTCTCCCTGGGGGCTGGAACCTTCGGCGACGGCTGGGATCCGGCCTGGCAGTCACCTCCCGGCGAGATCGACCGCATCCTCGGGACCTACCTGGACGCGGGCGGCAACGTGATCGACACGGCGGACCGCTACCAGAACGGCCGGAGCGAGGAGCTCGTGGGCACCTACCTGCGCAAGTCAGGCCGGCGAGACGAGGTGGTGCTCGCGACGAAGTGCGGCTACGGGGTGCCCGGTGACGCCCACCAGGGAGGCAACGCTCGCCTGACGTTGCAGCGGGCGCTGGAGGCGTCGCTGCGCAGGCTCGGGACGGACGTGATCGACCTCTACCACGTGCACCTCTGGGACACGTTCACGCCCGTGGAAGAGGTCATGTCGACGCTCGACACGTTCGTGCGGGCGGGAAAGATCCGCTACGTGGGGCTGAGCAATGTGCCCGCGTGGTACCTCGGGCGGGCGCAGACACTGGCCGAGTGGCGCGGCTGGGAGCCGGTGGCGGTGTTGCAGGTGAACTACAGCCTGCTGGCGCGCACCATCGAGTACGAGTTCGTCGATGCGGCGCAAGAGCTGGGGATCGGCCTCACGGCCTGGAGCCCGCTGGCCAACGGCCTGCTCAGCGGCAAGTACCGGGTGAACGAGCAGGGCCAGTTCGAGGGACAGGGGCGCGTCACGAAGACGTGGGTCACCGACACGACGGTCGAGCCCACGGCCCAGACGAAGCAGGTGCTGGACATGCTCGCGGCCACGGCGGCCGAGCTCGGGCGGACACCGGCCCAGGTCGCGTTGAACTGGGTCACGAACCGGCCGGGCGTCGTCTCCACCGTCATCGGTGCGCGAACCGAGGCGCAGCTCCGCGACAACCTCGCGGCCCTGGACTTCGAGCTGCCGCCAGCGTTCGCGGCCAGGCTCGACGAGGCAGGAAAGCCCCCCGCGCAATACCCCTACTCGTTCTTCACCGATCAGTTCCACGACGCCACGGTGCGCGCGGGCCTCCCCATCCGGAGCGAGCCCCGGGGCTATCGCGGCCGGGGCTTCCGCTGA
- the mxcH gene encoding TonB-dependent siderophore myxochelin receptor MxcH has translation MRTIIIIKDRLGPRGRRGARGGPRWALGVWLLAAGLAHAEEPSAGAEAEPVYEETIEVTVQGKSEAEHREQSAEAVQVVETEHIQREAADLGEALARTEGVGVRRSGGLGSRTRLSLAGLTDEQIRVFVDGIPLEMAGFGPGLANVPVNLVQSVEIYQGVVPIRFGADALGGALNLVTDQDVRDTGAAASYEIGSFHTHRLTAGGRYFHEPSQFVVRANGFFDYAGNDYPIDVEAADEQGRVRLTRVERFHDGYRAAGAGVEAGVVERPWAQLLLFRVFASQYDKDIQHNVTMDVPYGEVGSGEFSAGSTVRFEQTFSQGLSLNAVAGYTWRRAHFTDVGTCAYDWFGRCVIELPQPGEAESRAVERIVGQHTGFARLHMGWDLAGPGMLRFSLAPTLVSRVGEDRRLRERQEPDPLQGERNLFSAVGGLEVELDTPDDRLENIAFLKGYVQRARSEKLLPSGSFEGIALDTYRGGVGDSLRYRLSQQLYAKVSYEWATRLPRPDEIFGDGILINDNLELKPETSHNLNLGLATDAWETPGGTFRASVTGFGRLADQLIVLIGRESFFTHQNVFAARSLGGTGAAGWTSPGQLIALDGNVTWQDFRNTSSEGTFGSFTGQRIPNRPYLQANGSARFLLSSLMSSQDGLSLTWHARYVHAFFRAWEGLGQQDSKQVVPSQFLHSLALTYVARASRTTMSWTLDVQNLTDARAFDFFGVQRPGRSVFAKFTVDLLGGSPP, from the coding sequence ATGAGAACCATTATCATAATCAAGGACAGGCTCGGGCCTCGGGGCAGGCGTGGAGCCCGAGGCGGGCCGCGCTGGGCCCTCGGGGTGTGGCTGCTGGCTGCGGGGCTGGCCCACGCGGAAGAGCCCTCGGCGGGAGCCGAGGCGGAGCCCGTCTACGAAGAGACCATCGAGGTCACGGTCCAGGGCAAGTCGGAGGCGGAGCATCGGGAGCAGTCGGCCGAAGCGGTGCAGGTCGTCGAGACCGAGCACATCCAGCGCGAGGCTGCTGATCTGGGAGAGGCGCTGGCGCGAACCGAGGGGGTGGGGGTGCGCCGCTCGGGGGGGCTCGGCAGCCGCACGCGCCTCTCTCTGGCAGGGCTCACGGACGAGCAGATCCGCGTCTTCGTGGATGGGATTCCGCTGGAGATGGCGGGCTTCGGGCCGGGCCTCGCCAATGTCCCGGTCAACCTGGTTCAGAGCGTCGAGATCTACCAGGGCGTCGTGCCGATTCGCTTTGGAGCCGATGCGCTCGGGGGCGCGCTCAACCTCGTCACCGATCAGGATGTGCGGGACACGGGCGCCGCGGCCTCCTACGAGATCGGGTCCTTCCACACGCACCGGCTCACCGCGGGGGGGCGGTACTTCCACGAGCCCTCCCAGTTCGTCGTTCGTGCCAACGGCTTCTTCGATTACGCGGGGAATGACTATCCCATCGACGTCGAGGCCGCCGACGAACAAGGCCGCGTTCGGCTCACGCGCGTCGAGCGGTTCCATGACGGCTATCGGGCGGCAGGGGCCGGAGTCGAAGCAGGTGTCGTGGAGCGGCCTTGGGCCCAGCTCCTGCTCTTCCGTGTCTTCGCGAGCCAGTACGACAAGGACATCCAGCACAACGTCACCATGGATGTGCCGTACGGCGAGGTGGGCTCCGGAGAGTTCTCCGCGGGCTCCACCGTCCGCTTCGAGCAGACGTTCTCCCAGGGGCTGTCGCTCAATGCCGTGGCGGGCTACACGTGGCGAAGAGCGCACTTCACGGACGTGGGGACGTGCGCCTATGACTGGTTCGGCCGCTGCGTCATCGAGCTCCCCCAGCCGGGTGAGGCCGAGTCCCGGGCTGTCGAGCGCATTGTGGGGCAGCACACCGGCTTTGCGCGGCTGCACATGGGGTGGGATCTCGCCGGCCCCGGGATGCTGCGCTTCTCGCTCGCGCCCACGCTGGTGAGCCGGGTGGGCGAGGACCGCCGCCTCCGCGAGCGCCAGGAGCCCGATCCGCTCCAGGGTGAGCGCAACCTGTTCTCGGCGGTGGGAGGCCTTGAGGTCGAGCTCGACACGCCCGACGACCGCCTGGAGAACATCGCCTTTCTCAAGGGCTACGTTCAGCGGGCTCGCTCGGAGAAGCTTCTGCCCAGCGGGAGTTTCGAGGGGATCGCGCTCGATACATATAGAGGAGGCGTGGGCGACAGCCTTCGCTACCGGCTGTCCCAGCAGCTCTACGCGAAGGTTTCCTATGAGTGGGCCACGCGCCTGCCTCGTCCGGACGAGATCTTCGGAGATGGGATCCTCATCAACGACAACCTCGAGCTGAAGCCCGAGACCAGCCACAACCTCAACCTGGGCCTCGCGACCGACGCCTGGGAGACGCCGGGCGGCACGTTCCGGGCCAGCGTGACGGGGTTTGGACGGCTCGCGGACCAGCTCATCGTCCTCATTGGCCGGGAGAGCTTCTTCACCCACCAGAACGTCTTCGCGGCGCGCTCGCTGGGCGGCACCGGTGCAGCCGGGTGGACCTCTCCGGGGCAGCTCATCGCGCTCGATGGCAACGTCACCTGGCAGGACTTCCGCAACACCTCCAGCGAGGGCACGTTCGGCTCCTTCACCGGCCAGCGCATCCCCAACCGGCCCTACCTCCAGGCCAACGGCAGCGCCCGCTTCCTGCTGAGCAGTCTGATGAGCTCGCAGGATGGGCTCTCACTGACGTGGCACGCGCGCTACGTGCACGCGTTCTTCCGCGCGTGGGAGGGCCTGGGACAGCAGGACTCGAAGCAGGTCGTGCCGTCTCAGTTCCTGCACTCGCTCGCGCTCACCTACGTCGCTCGGGCCTCGCGGACGACGATGAGCTGGACCCTCGACGTACAGAACCTGACCGATGCGCGCGCGTTCGACTTCTTCGGCGTCCAGCGCCCCGGCCGCAGCGTCTTCGCCAAATTCACGGTGGACCTCCTCGGTGGAAGCCCGCCTTGA
- a CDS encoding class II 3-deoxy-7-phosphoheptulonate synthase, with the protein MPRAWTPQSWRARPVQQLPEDYPDPRALARTEEELSHLPPLVTASEVRRLSSALGQVAEGKAFLLQGGDCAESFKEFTLDNIRDTFRLILQMAVVLTFAGGRPVVKVGRIAGQFAKPRSSPLETQGGVTLPSYRGDIINGMDFAPHERTPDPKRLLRAYHQSSETLNLLRSLSQGGYADLCNIHQWMLGFIAGSPQGDRYRQLADQIFESLCFMRALSMNTEQANALSQVDFFTSHEALLLNVEEVMTRADPDTGDWYDMSAHTLWIGERTRQIDGGHVEFMRGIKNPIGLKCGPSMEPDDLLRLIDRLNPESIPGRLTIIGRFGADKAADCLPRLMDATRRDGRSVIWSIDPMHGNTLKAGNGYKTRPFDRILTEVRTFIQVAAAEGVHPGGIHLEMTGQNVTECLGGAQAVTEDDLSSRYHTHCDPRLNADQALQLAFLLAEKLQTLRLPEARAA; encoded by the coding sequence ATGCCCCGAGCTTGGACCCCCCAGTCTTGGCGAGCCCGTCCCGTCCAACAGCTCCCAGAGGATTATCCCGACCCCCGCGCGCTCGCCCGCACGGAGGAAGAGCTGTCGCACCTGCCTCCGCTCGTGACCGCCTCCGAGGTCCGCCGCTTGTCGTCCGCGCTCGGCCAGGTCGCCGAGGGCAAGGCGTTCTTGCTGCAAGGCGGTGACTGCGCGGAGAGCTTCAAGGAGTTCACCCTCGACAACATCCGCGACACCTTCCGGCTCATCCTCCAGATGGCGGTGGTGCTCACCTTCGCGGGGGGACGTCCGGTGGTGAAGGTCGGCCGGATCGCCGGCCAGTTCGCCAAGCCGCGCTCCAGCCCGCTGGAGACCCAGGGCGGCGTGACACTGCCGTCTTATCGCGGCGACATCATCAACGGCATGGACTTCGCTCCCCACGAGCGCACGCCGGATCCGAAGCGCCTCCTGAGGGCCTATCACCAGTCCTCGGAGACGCTGAACCTGCTGCGCTCCCTCTCGCAGGGGGGCTATGCGGACCTCTGCAACATCCATCAGTGGATGCTCGGCTTCATCGCCGGGAGCCCGCAGGGGGATCGCTACCGCCAGCTGGCGGATCAGATCTTCGAGTCCCTCTGCTTCATGCGCGCCCTCAGCATGAACACGGAGCAGGCGAACGCCTTGAGCCAGGTGGACTTCTTCACCAGCCACGAGGCCCTCCTCTTGAACGTCGAGGAGGTCATGACCCGCGCCGATCCGGACACGGGGGACTGGTACGACATGTCCGCGCACACGCTGTGGATTGGCGAGCGCACCCGCCAGATCGACGGCGGCCACGTGGAGTTCATGCGCGGCATCAAGAACCCCATTGGCCTCAAGTGCGGCCCCTCGATGGAGCCGGATGATCTGCTGCGGTTGATCGATCGGCTCAACCCCGAGAGCATCCCCGGGCGGCTGACGATCATTGGCCGCTTCGGCGCGGACAAGGCCGCCGATTGTCTGCCTCGGCTGATGGACGCGACCCGGCGCGATGGACGCTCCGTCATCTGGTCCATCGATCCGATGCACGGCAACACGCTCAAGGCGGGCAACGGCTACAAGACCCGGCCCTTCGACCGCATCCTCACGGAGGTGAGGACCTTCATCCAGGTCGCCGCCGCGGAGGGCGTCCACCCGGGAGGCATCCACCTCGAGATGACCGGGCAGAATGTCACCGAGTGCCTCGGAGGAGCCCAGGCGGTGACCGAGGACGACCTGTCCAGCCGCTACCACACCCACTGCGATCCGCGCCTCAACGCGGATCAGGCGCTCCAACTCGCCTTCCTCTTGGCCGAGAAGCTCCAGACGTTGCGCCTCCCCGAGGCCCGGGCCGCCTGA
- the mxcG gene encoding myxochelin non-ribosomal peptide synthetase MxcG — translation MHASREAPLPLSAAQHGIWLGQQLDRHSAVYNAAECIEIRGPVDRALFESALRQAVREAEALHARFIPGEDGPRQILAPAQEWMLQAVDLRGTPEPWQAAQDWMREDLSWPVELSRGPLFVQALLQAAPDRFFWYQRVHHIALDGYGFSLLSRRVAELYTALASGRPVAGGFGSLRAVLDEDAAYAAGPQCALDRAFWMERFADRLTPVSLAAPAPMSARFVRQTRPLPLEEMDRLKATAARAGLSWSDLVLAATAAWLHQRTQAPEVVLGLPVMSRLGSAALRVPCMAMNIVPLRVRVQPEAGLLEVARGVAAELRAIRPHLRYRYEQLRRDLRLVGGQRRLFGPVVNIMPFDHALRFAGMPAVSHNISAGPVEDLSIGLYPRSDGSGMRIDFDANPACYRADELDTLQHEFLQLLGALTDAPEKAIRQARATNAPAEEARAQRVLAALDGGPLPVPARPVVELLSERALEQPEVIAVEHGSQRLTYRELIQSARALADRLVEAGVRPDTLVAVMVPRGIDAIVASLGVLFSGAGYLPMDPLGPTPRNAAILADAAPELIISSTQEADGVHLSVRKNEAASQKPPAARPTDEQLAYVIYTSGSTGQPNGVQISRGALAHFVAGATQRYSFSREDRVLQFAPLHFDASVEEIFLTLCVGAKLVVRTDEMLQSVPRLMEACVERGVTVLDLPTAFWHEVAYSVSTGVAKLPSSLRLVIIGGEAALPERVARWRASVGPEVLLLNTYGPTEATVVATVATLSGGPVAGNSGEEVPIGRPLPGVQAVLLDGRGVPAAPGSEGELYLAGGALARGYLGRPELDAARFVTLESLPGRPRAYRTGDRARLSEDGQLVFAGRVDDEFKISGHRIDPAEVETVLLGHPGVFEAAVVGQVLPSGTRRLCAHVVPVVPAPTAAELRRYLLAALPAPMVPGHFIFAEQLPRTPTGKIDRGTLRRSLPVEEEVQSGAATELEHVVLRVWEQVLGVSAVSAQDDFFELGGQSLQTIQVANRLSIALGREVPVATVFRYPTAAGLAQALGQGAVAGEGSGGLTPAMLADAELPEEVVPKLQGGPQDPESRGPRAAEPRTRAAPRHVLLTGATGFVGAHLLDQLLRQTEAHVVCLVRAQDEAQAMERLRSALAGQGLSPEGLAQRVLALPADLTQPWLGLGTARFHQLAAECDAILHNAAVVSVVREYGSLQAVNVRGTRELLRLAAAVHIKPLHYVSTLAVAPQANLSPEVPEEFVPHHLGLRDGYQQSKWIAERLVQQAAERGLPVSVYRLGRVVGAPGTGLVNTQDLVWRILLAGIPAGALPQLEVGETWTPVDFVARALVRLLLTPQASGVFNVAPTAEVKLSELFGWVRDYGYPVELCPVPEWSARLAQGASTADNRTTLAFFDLRAGSAEPTFGLGRIRCERITQALGGSGITCPPTDRQLLYRYLDTCVEQGLLPKPSALRREAEDKP, via the coding sequence ATGCACGCGTCACGAGAAGCTCCCTTGCCGCTGTCGGCGGCCCAGCACGGAATCTGGCTCGGCCAGCAGCTCGACCGCCACAGCGCCGTGTACAACGCCGCGGAGTGCATCGAGATCCGGGGCCCCGTGGACCGGGCCCTGTTCGAGTCCGCCCTGCGGCAGGCCGTGAGAGAGGCCGAGGCGCTCCACGCGCGCTTCATTCCCGGTGAGGACGGCCCCCGGCAGATCCTCGCGCCTGCGCAGGAGTGGATGCTCCAGGCCGTCGATCTCCGTGGCACGCCCGAGCCGTGGCAGGCCGCGCAGGACTGGATGAGGGAAGACCTCTCGTGGCCCGTCGAGCTGAGCCGCGGCCCGCTGTTTGTCCAGGCGCTGCTCCAGGCGGCTCCTGATCGCTTCTTCTGGTACCAGCGCGTCCATCACATCGCGCTGGATGGCTATGGCTTCTCGCTCCTGTCGCGCCGCGTGGCCGAGCTCTACACCGCGCTGGCCTCTGGCCGCCCCGTGGCCGGGGGCTTTGGTTCTCTGCGCGCCGTGCTCGACGAGGACGCGGCGTATGCCGCCGGACCGCAATGCGCGCTCGACCGCGCCTTCTGGATGGAGCGCTTCGCTGACCGGCTCACCCCGGTGAGCCTGGCCGCGCCCGCCCCCATGTCGGCCCGCTTCGTGCGCCAGACGCGTCCCCTGCCGCTCGAGGAGATGGATCGTCTGAAGGCGACCGCGGCCCGGGCGGGGCTGAGCTGGTCCGACCTCGTGCTCGCGGCCACGGCAGCGTGGCTGCACCAGCGGACGCAGGCACCGGAGGTGGTGCTCGGCCTGCCGGTCATGTCGCGGCTGGGCTCGGCCGCGCTGCGCGTGCCGTGCATGGCGATGAACATCGTGCCGCTGCGCGTGCGGGTTCAGCCCGAGGCGGGGTTGCTCGAGGTGGCGCGTGGAGTGGCTGCGGAGCTTCGCGCCATCCGGCCCCACCTGCGCTACCGCTACGAGCAGCTCCGCCGCGATCTTCGCCTGGTGGGCGGGCAGCGCCGGCTGTTCGGCCCCGTGGTCAACATCATGCCGTTCGACCATGCGCTGCGCTTCGCGGGCATGCCAGCCGTGTCGCACAACATCTCCGCGGGGCCTGTCGAGGACCTCTCGATCGGGCTGTATCCCCGGTCGGATGGAAGCGGGATGCGGATCGACTTCGATGCCAACCCCGCCTGCTATCGCGCCGATGAGCTGGACACGCTCCAGCACGAGTTCCTCCAGCTCCTGGGGGCGCTGACGGACGCTCCCGAGAAGGCCATCCGGCAGGCCAGAGCGACGAATGCGCCCGCGGAGGAGGCTCGTGCCCAGCGTGTTCTCGCCGCGCTCGATGGTGGTCCTCTTCCCGTACCCGCGCGGCCCGTGGTGGAGCTGCTCTCGGAGCGAGCCCTCGAACAACCCGAGGTGATCGCAGTGGAGCACGGCTCCCAGCGGCTGACCTATCGCGAGCTCATCCAGTCCGCACGCGCGTTGGCGGACCGGCTCGTCGAGGCGGGTGTGCGGCCCGACACGCTCGTTGCGGTGATGGTGCCGCGGGGCATCGATGCGATCGTGGCGAGTCTCGGGGTGCTGTTCTCCGGGGCCGGATACCTTCCGATGGATCCGCTGGGGCCCACGCCCAGGAACGCGGCGATTCTCGCGGATGCCGCGCCTGAGCTGATCATCTCCTCCACTCAGGAGGCGGACGGTGTCCACCTCTCCGTGCGGAAGAATGAGGCGGCCTCTCAAAAGCCTCCTGCCGCGCGGCCGACGGACGAGCAACTGGCCTATGTCATCTACACCTCTGGATCGACTGGGCAGCCGAACGGGGTGCAAATCTCCCGCGGCGCGCTGGCCCACTTCGTGGCGGGGGCGACGCAGCGTTACAGCTTCAGCCGTGAGGATCGGGTGCTGCAGTTCGCACCGCTGCACTTCGATGCCAGCGTCGAGGAGATCTTCCTGACCCTCTGCGTGGGCGCGAAGCTGGTGGTGCGCACCGATGAGATGCTCCAGTCCGTGCCGAGGCTGATGGAAGCCTGCGTGGAGCGGGGCGTCACCGTCCTCGATCTGCCCACGGCGTTCTGGCACGAGGTGGCCTACAGCGTCTCGACGGGAGTGGCCAAGCTGCCTTCTTCTCTTCGCCTGGTCATCATCGGAGGGGAGGCCGCGTTGCCGGAGCGCGTGGCTCGCTGGCGGGCCTCCGTTGGACCCGAGGTGCTGCTGCTCAACACCTACGGGCCTACCGAAGCGACCGTGGTCGCGACGGTCGCGACGCTCAGTGGTGGCCCCGTCGCAGGGAACTCGGGAGAGGAAGTGCCCATCGGCCGACCGCTGCCGGGTGTGCAGGCCGTGCTCCTGGATGGGCGTGGAGTGCCTGCGGCTCCAGGCTCCGAGGGGGAGCTGTACCTGGCCGGAGGAGCCCTTGCCCGAGGCTATCTGGGGCGTCCAGAGCTGGACGCCGCGCGCTTCGTGACGCTTGAGTCCTTGCCCGGCCGTCCCCGCGCGTACCGCACCGGAGACCGGGCCCGGCTGAGTGAGGACGGGCAGCTGGTGTTCGCGGGACGGGTCGACGACGAGTTCAAGATCAGCGGTCACCGGATCGATCCCGCTGAGGTCGAGACCGTGCTGCTGGGTCACCCTGGAGTGTTCGAAGCGGCTGTGGTTGGACAGGTGCTCCCGAGTGGGACTCGGCGGCTGTGTGCCCACGTCGTCCCCGTGGTGCCTGCTCCCACGGCGGCGGAACTCCGCCGGTATCTGCTCGCGGCGCTTCCTGCGCCCATGGTACCGGGCCACTTCATCTTCGCGGAGCAGTTGCCTCGGACTCCGACAGGCAAGATCGATCGGGGCACGCTGCGCCGGTCCCTTCCCGTGGAAGAGGAGGTTCAGTCAGGCGCCGCCACCGAGCTCGAGCACGTGGTGCTGCGAGTCTGGGAGCAAGTCCTCGGGGTGAGCGCTGTATCGGCCCAAGACGACTTCTTCGAGCTGGGCGGGCAGTCGCTGCAGACCATCCAGGTGGCCAACAGGCTCTCGATTGCACTGGGCCGTGAGGTTCCCGTTGCCACGGTGTTTCGCTACCCGACAGCCGCAGGGCTGGCCCAGGCCTTGGGGCAGGGCGCGGTGGCAGGGGAGGGGAGTGGCGGGCTCACCCCGGCCATGCTCGCGGACGCCGAGCTGCCTGAGGAAGTGGTTCCGAAGCTCCAGGGGGGCCCTCAGGATCCCGAGAGCCGAGGGCCACGCGCCGCAGAGCCCAGGACGCGAGCGGCTCCGCGGCACGTGCTGCTCACCGGTGCCACCGGCTTCGTTGGCGCGCATCTGCTGGATCAGCTCCTGCGCCAGACCGAGGCGCACGTGGTCTGTCTGGTCCGCGCTCAGGACGAGGCCCAGGCCATGGAGCGGCTTCGCTCGGCGCTGGCGGGGCAGGGACTCTCTCCAGAAGGACTCGCCCAGCGGGTGCTGGCGCTCCCGGCGGACCTGACGCAGCCATGGCTGGGACTGGGGACCGCGCGGTTCCATCAGCTGGCCGCCGAGTGTGATGCGATCCTCCACAACGCCGCCGTGGTCAGCGTCGTGCGCGAGTACGGCAGCCTGCAGGCGGTGAATGTTCGAGGGACGCGCGAGCTTCTGCGGCTGGCCGCGGCCGTTCACATCAAGCCTCTGCACTACGTCTCGACGCTGGCGGTGGCCCCCCAGGCGAACCTCAGCCCCGAGGTCCCCGAGGAGTTCGTTCCACACCACCTGGGGCTCCGAGACGGCTATCAGCAGAGCAAGTGGATCGCGGAGCGGCTGGTCCAACAAGCCGCTGAGCGAGGCCTGCCCGTCTCCGTCTACAGGCTGGGCCGCGTCGTGGGCGCTCCTGGCACGGGCCTCGTCAACACGCAGGATCTGGTCTGGCGCATCCTCCTGGCTGGAATCCCCGCCGGGGCACTGCCTCAGCTCGAGGTGGGAGAGACCTGGACGCCGGTGGACTTCGTGGCGCGGGCGCTCGTGCGGCTCCTGCTGACGCCACAGGCCTCGGGGGTGTTCAACGTCGCGCCCACGGCCGAGGTGAAGCTGTCCGAGCTGTTCGGCTGGGTCCGCGACTATGGCTACCCGGTCGAGCTGTGCCCCGTCCCCGAATGGAGCGCCCGGTTGGCGCAAGGTGCGAGCACCGCCGACAACCGCACCACCCTGGCGTTCTTCGACCTACGCGCGGGCTCGGCAGAGCCCACCTTCGGCCTGGGCCGTATCCGCTGTGAGCGGATCACCCAGGCGCTGGGGGGCAGCGGCATCACGTGCCCCCCGACGGATCGCCAACTGCTGTATCGTTACCTGGACACCTGCGTAGAGCAGGGCCTGCTGCCCAAGCCCTCCGCCCTCCGTCGCGAAGCAGAGGATAAGCCATGA
- a CDS encoding isochorismatase family protein, with product MALPSIAPYPMPSAADLPRNKVSWTPEPRRAALLIHDMQRYFVEAFTRGESPVTELVANIRQLRQHCTALGIPVVYSAQPGGQTPEQRGLLRDFWGPGVKAENQQKQIVEDLTPGANDILLTKWRYSAFRKTELMDVLRQQGRDQLIICGIYAHIGCLQTASDAFMSDVQPFLVADALADFSLNHHQMALTYASQLCAVTTTTQRLIEMLGPAAVQSGLSRQQLRADVAEVLAEPSLVLGDDDNLLERGLDSIRLMSLIERWRSAGAEISFVELAERPTLTHWYAMVCSGAVGSLPAGARE from the coding sequence ATGGCACTTCCCTCCATTGCACCCTATCCCATGCCCAGCGCCGCCGACCTGCCCAGGAACAAGGTGTCCTGGACGCCCGAGCCTCGGCGCGCGGCGCTGCTGATCCACGACATGCAGCGCTACTTCGTGGAGGCCTTTACCCGCGGCGAGTCTCCGGTGACGGAGCTGGTGGCGAACATCCGGCAGCTGCGCCAGCACTGCACCGCGCTGGGAATTCCGGTGGTGTACTCGGCCCAGCCTGGGGGGCAGACCCCGGAGCAGCGCGGCCTCCTGAGGGATTTCTGGGGACCCGGTGTGAAGGCGGAGAACCAGCAGAAGCAGATCGTCGAGGACCTGACTCCCGGCGCGAATGACATCCTCCTCACCAAGTGGCGCTACAGCGCGTTCCGGAAGACCGAGCTGATGGACGTGCTCCGCCAGCAGGGACGCGATCAGCTCATCATCTGCGGCATCTACGCCCACATCGGCTGCCTCCAGACGGCCAGCGATGCCTTCATGAGCGATGTGCAGCCGTTCCTCGTCGCCGATGCGCTGGCGGACTTCTCCTTGAACCACCACCAGATGGCGCTGACCTATGCCTCGCAGTTGTGCGCGGTCACCACGACGACACAGCGGCTCATCGAGATGCTGGGGCCCGCCGCCGTGCAGAGCGGATTGAGCCGCCAGCAGCTGCGCGCGGATGTCGCCGAGGTGCTGGCCGAGCCTTCGTTGGTGCTCGGGGATGACGACAACCTGCTCGAGCGGGGGCTCGACTCGATCCGGCTCATGAGCCTGATCGAGCGCTGGCGGAGCGCCGGTGCCGAGATCTCCTTCGTGGAGCTGGCCGAGCGCCCGACGCTGACCCACTGGTACGCGATGGTGTGCTCCGGCGCGGTGGGCTCTCTTCCTGCCGGAGCGCGCGAGTAA